In one window of Mucilaginibacter auburnensis DNA:
- a CDS encoding class I SAM-dependent methyltransferase produces MIQLLTPIHWKDYELIDCGDFEKLERFGNVILIRPEPQAVWSKALPQSEWQNLHHIKFKGRSATSGEWVKKNPATPDRWHIEYKNPEAAIKFRLALTSFKHLGIFPEQAVNWDYISQNVQKFKTPNPKVLNLFAYTGGASLIAKAAGADTTHVDSIRQVVTWGNENQELSGLKDIRWVVEDALKFVKRELKRGKKYNGIILDPPAYGHGPNGEKWKLEDQINEMMQEVTRLLDPEEHFLILNTYSLGFSSVIVENLIKTAYPEVQNLEIGELYLQATSGIKLPLGVFGKFCKHK; encoded by the coding sequence ATGATCCAACTACTTACGCCCATCCACTGGAAAGATTACGAACTGATTGATTGCGGCGATTTTGAGAAGCTGGAACGCTTTGGCAACGTAATATTGATACGCCCCGAGCCCCAAGCTGTATGGAGCAAAGCTTTGCCGCAAAGCGAGTGGCAGAACCTGCACCATATTAAGTTTAAGGGCCGCTCGGCCACATCAGGCGAGTGGGTGAAAAAAAATCCTGCAACACCAGATCGCTGGCATATTGAGTACAAAAACCCAGAAGCCGCTATAAAATTCCGTTTGGCGCTTACTTCATTTAAGCACTTAGGCATTTTCCCGGAACAGGCCGTTAACTGGGATTACATATCGCAGAATGTACAAAAGTTTAAAACACCCAACCCAAAAGTGTTAAACCTGTTTGCTTACACCGGTGGCGCGTCATTAATTGCAAAGGCTGCCGGAGCTGATACAACGCACGTTGATTCCATCCGCCAGGTGGTTACCTGGGGTAACGAAAATCAGGAACTTTCGGGTTTGAAAGATATACGCTGGGTAGTTGAAGATGCACTGAAATTTGTAAAACGCGAACTGAAACGCGGCAAAAAATACAACGGTATTATATTAGATCCTCCGGCATACGGCCACGGACCAAATGGCGAGAAGTGGAAACTGGAGGACCAGATCAACGAAATGATGCAGGAAGTTACGCGTCTTTTAGATCCTGAAGAACATTTTCTTATCCTGAATACTTACTCATTGGGTTTCTCATCTGTAATAGTGGAAAACCTTATCAAAACCGCTTATCCTGAAGTACAGAACCTGGAGATTGGCGAACTCTATTTGCAGGCAACATCAGGCATAAAGTTGCCATTGGGCGTGTTTGGTAAATTTTGCAAGCATAAATAA
- a CDS encoding carboxypeptidase-like regulatory domain-containing protein: MRKALLLILICINSVIVHAQQTYNITGIVTDEKDVPIPGATVFLADSRKATVSDADGRFTLQQVQPGKYNIVVKMIGYIVTTHEFLLQNNNMRFRFKLPEDNIVLNTVEISAMSWVERKRHLATFIRCFFGASKNAEQCKILNTDDIKIRFDKKTNVLTASSNEFLIIENKALGYRMKYLLSNFLFDSSLTGGGLISFDGTVFFEDMKGSARQIKKWEEERANVYLGSIPHYFRSLFNNTLEQNGFITYILPIPKVLNKMAMNKPEMLGKYFRPVNSLSKYINRVDSNFKTFDLGLLRKDSTELYVLYTPKKEPQEFLDKGTKVNRYFKVPVGQLSIIRPTQDSLLISSRGDISPVSSILYIGYLAWGQVSSFLPSDYELPKNTKIPDENKFSQLPGTISVRKADQ; this comes from the coding sequence ATGAGGAAAGCCTTGTTGTTAATTTTAATCTGTATTAATAGTGTTATAGTCCATGCTCAACAAACCTATAACATAACAGGTATAGTAACCGATGAAAAGGACGTACCCATTCCCGGCGCTACGGTTTTTTTAGCCGATTCGCGCAAAGCTACTGTTAGCGATGCCGATGGCAGGTTTACCTTGCAGCAGGTACAGCCTGGTAAGTACAACATAGTGGTTAAAATGATTGGTTATATAGTAACCACCCACGAGTTTTTATTACAGAATAACAACATGCGCTTTAGGTTTAAACTTCCCGAAGACAACATAGTGCTCAACACTGTTGAAATATCAGCCATGTCATGGGTAGAAAGGAAAAGACATTTAGCCACATTTATACGCTGTTTTTTTGGTGCTTCAAAAAATGCCGAGCAATGCAAAATTCTTAATACCGATGATATCAAAATTAGGTTTGATAAGAAAACGAACGTGCTTACCGCCAGTTCAAATGAGTTTCTGATCATTGAGAACAAAGCTTTAGGCTACCGGATGAAATACCTGCTCAGTAACTTTCTGTTTGATAGCTCATTAACGGGGGGCGGATTGATAAGTTTTGATGGAACCGTTTTTTTTGAAGACATGAAGGGTAGCGCCAGGCAGATAAAAAAATGGGAGGAGGAGCGGGCCAATGTCTATCTGGGTTCTATTCCTCATTACTTCAGGTCGCTATTCAATAACACTTTGGAACAGAATGGCTTTATTACTTATATTCTACCCATACCTAAGGTATTGAATAAGATGGCTATGAATAAGCCAGAAATGCTTGGCAAATATTTCAGACCCGTTAATTCACTAAGCAAGTACATAAATAGAGTTGATAGTAATTTTAAAACATTTGATCTGGGCTTGCTGCGAAAAGATTCAACGGAGCTTTATGTGTTATACACCCCTAAAAAAGAGCCACAGGAATTTTTAGATAAGGGTACAAAAGTGAACAGGTATTTTAAAGTGCCTGTTGGGCAGTTATCAATTATACGCCCAACGCAGGACAGTCTTTTAATAAGCAGCAGAGGCGATATAAGCCCGGTTTCGAGTATTTTATATATCGGATATCTGGCGTGGGGGCAGGTGTCATCTTTCTTGCCTTCAGACTATGAATTACCTAAGAATACCAAAATCCCTGATGAAAATAAATTCAGTCAGCTTCCGGGCACGATCTCGGTAAGGAAAGCCGATCAATGA
- a CDS encoding MlaE family ABC transporter permease, producing the protein MFYSLGRYILLLRLSFKKPEKFSVYWHEVMREMVSVGIGSLGIISIISVFIGAVATIQVAFQLSSPLVPQSIAGGISRDSTILEFSPTISALVLAGRVGSSMASQLGTMRVTEQIDALEIMGVNAPGFLVAPKVIAGISMIPLLTIISVGLGLCGGYLACVITRDISPADFVAGLQDGFNPVIITVCAVKSVVYGFLITSICCYNGFYTEGGALQVGESATRGVVFSCIFILFADLIVSSMLL; encoded by the coding sequence ATGTTCTACAGCTTAGGCAGATATATACTGTTATTACGATTAAGTTTTAAAAAACCCGAAAAGTTCAGCGTTTACTGGCATGAGGTAATGCGCGAGATGGTATCGGTAGGTATTGGCTCATTGGGTATTATTTCTATCATCTCGGTATTTATTGGTGCTGTGGCAACCATACAGGTGGCGTTTCAATTGTCAAGTCCGTTGGTACCTCAAAGTATTGCGGGAGGTATATCGCGCGATTCTACCATATTAGAGTTCAGCCCTACCATATCTGCATTGGTGCTTGCAGGGCGTGTGGGCTCAAGCATGGCATCGCAATTGGGTACTATGCGGGTTACCGAACAGATAGATGCATTGGAAATTATGGGCGTTAACGCACCCGGCTTTCTGGTTGCACCAAAAGTTATAGCGGGCATTTCTATGATCCCCCTGTTAACCATCATATCAGTGGGTCTGGGTTTATGCGGCGGTTATTTAGCTTGTGTTATTACACGCGATATTTCTCCTGCAGATTTTGTTGCAGGTTTGCAAGATGGCTTTAACCCTGTAATTATTACTGTATGTGCCGTAAAGTCTGTAGTGTATGGTTTTTTAATTACTTCAATTTGCTGCTATAATGGTTTTTATACAGAAGGAGGCGCATTACAGGTTGGCGAGTCTGCTACACGCGGGGTTGTATTTAGCTGTATATTTATTTTATTTGCCGATTTGATAGTTTCAAGCATGCTTTTATGA
- a CDS encoding ABC transporter ATP-binding protein, with product MIEIKDIYKTFGENEVLKGISAKFEPGKNHLIIGGSGSGKTTLLKCIVGLHEPTKGQVLFSGENFTEMSFEQRVPIRTAIGMLFQNSALFDSMTVEENIIFPLNLFTDQSRSEKLDRANFCLERVNLKGKNHLYPSELSGGMKKRVGIARAISMEPKYLFVDEPNSGLDPQTSILIDELINEITQEYKITTVVVTHDMNSVMGIGDHIIFLNQGQKWWEGSNKDIAHSDIKELNDFVFASKFMQAAKAKL from the coding sequence ATGATCGAGATCAAGGATATTTATAAAACCTTCGGCGAAAACGAGGTATTAAAAGGCATAAGCGCCAAATTTGAACCCGGCAAAAACCATTTGATCATAGGCGGATCAGGCTCAGGTAAAACTACCCTGCTCAAATGCATTGTTGGCTTGCACGAGCCTACCAAGGGCCAGGTACTTTTTTCGGGGGAAAACTTTACCGAGATGAGTTTTGAGCAACGCGTACCTATACGTACAGCAATAGGCATGCTGTTTCAAAACTCCGCGTTATTTGATTCCATGACAGTAGAAGAAAATATTATATTTCCTTTGAATCTTTTCACTGATCAGTCCCGGTCTGAAAAATTGGACAGGGCTAATTTTTGCCTGGAGCGGGTTAACCTTAAGGGTAAAAACCACCTCTATCCATCCGAATTATCCGGCGGTATGAAAAAAAGGGTGGGTATTGCCCGCGCCATATCAATGGAACCCAAGTATTTGTTTGTTGACGAACCCAACTCGGGCCTTGATCCACAAACTTCCATCCTGATTGATGAGCTGATCAATGAAATTACCCAGGAATACAAGATAACCACAGTAGTAGTTACGCATGATATGAACTCGGTTATGGGCATTGGCGATCATATTATTTTCCTTAACCAGGGCCAAAAATGGTGGGAAGGCTCTAATAAAGACATTGCCCACTCTGACATTAAAGAGTTGAATGACTTTGTATTTGCCAGCAAGTTTATGCAGGCAGCTAAAGCAAAGCTGTAA